A stretch of the Photobacterium sp. CCB-ST2H9 genome encodes the following:
- a CDS encoding replication endonuclease, producing the protein MQHGTVFTRHFLKRLPQVVRQDIRTKIASRQQRGGATRDNLDRFADEAVKFGLKVAPFIEDKFSFVDFRNRVKSERLTHHILMKDEAVRQLARLVADENMQAMQDIDPQVFDSFLSAMKHIYAVLAENLLAISVNPPVMPGDKMEEERAEQELTASVLKMQSEEWIERRLMHLRSQYIEYAQIALERVGDKGHQSKYISYPSFQNWKNKQREAERFIQSTVVYNEATGEHFDLEEVIKRTTANPENRRIEMMVRSRGFEELALDLGYTALFLTWTLPSKYHRNSKKWNGASVKEGHGNLMQQWAQARALIAKEDIHYFGFRVAEPHKDGTSHGHYFLFCHPKDKDTLIHIISGVATAEDRDELGQDISPRFDVKEADPAKGGATAYIAKYVSKNINGQHMPETEAEESAFRVRAWASVHRIRQFQQFGGEPVSLWRHLRRATEEQTRIDPKLEALRQAADSSKWSLFCQLATDARLAYEEKQNQYGETVKKAIGFHWFSEGVSTFIATCSETYRLVKKSELGALLESRSGSPWSTENNCNSQLGEHLQRVTGWSLAGVQCLINPLLAGAKVPIDKDCQLKLANNRIVMTRGEL; encoded by the coding sequence ATGCAACACGGTACTGTTTTTACTCGTCATTTCTTAAAGCGTCTCCCGCAAGTCGTCCGTCAGGATATCCGCACTAAAATAGCCAGCCGCCAGCAGCGCGGCGGGGCTACCCGCGACAATCTCGACCGCTTCGCTGATGAGGCGGTCAAGTTCGGTCTGAAAGTCGCGCCCTTCATTGAAGACAAGTTTTCCTTTGTGGACTTCCGCAACCGGGTCAAGTCTGAGCGCCTGACCCACCACATCCTGATGAAAGATGAGGCAGTGCGTCAGCTGGCCCGTCTGGTCGCTGATGAGAATATGCAGGCAATGCAGGACATTGACCCGCAGGTTTTTGACAGCTTTCTTTCTGCGATGAAGCACATCTATGCGGTCTTGGCTGAGAACCTTCTTGCCATTTCCGTCAACCCGCCAGTCATGCCGGGCGACAAGATGGAAGAAGAACGGGCCGAGCAAGAACTCACGGCTTCAGTGCTGAAAATGCAGTCTGAAGAATGGATTGAGCGCCGCCTGATGCACCTGCGTTCCCAGTACATCGAGTACGCACAGATTGCCCTTGAGCGCGTTGGCGACAAGGGGCACCAGTCCAAATACATTTCCTATCCGTCGTTCCAGAACTGGAAGAACAAGCAGCGTGAAGCGGAGCGGTTCATCCAGAGTACCGTCGTTTACAACGAAGCTACCGGGGAGCACTTCGACCTTGAAGAGGTGATCAAACGCACCACGGCCAACCCGGAAAACCGCCGGATTGAAATGATGGTGCGCTCCCGTGGCTTTGAAGAGCTGGCGCTGGATTTAGGTTATACGGCGTTGTTCCTGACATGGACGCTGCCAAGCAAATATCACCGCAACTCGAAGAAGTGGAACGGCGCGAGCGTCAAAGAAGGCCACGGTAATCTGATGCAGCAGTGGGCGCAGGCCCGTGCCCTGATTGCCAAAGAAGACATTCATTACTTCGGCTTTCGCGTGGCTGAGCCCCACAAGGACGGCACCAGTCACGGTCATTACTTCCTGTTCTGCCACCCGAAAGACAAAGACACCCTGATTCACATCATTTCCGGCGTCGCAACCGCTGAAGACCGGGACGAGCTGGGGCAGGACATTTCCCCGCGCTTTGACGTTAAGGAAGCTGACCCGGCCAAGGGCGGGGCAACGGCGTATATCGCGAAGTACGTCTCCAAAAACATCAACGGCCAGCACATGCCGGAAACCGAAGCCGAAGAAAGCGCGTTTCGGGTTCGGGCGTGGGCGTCCGTGCACCGTATCCGCCAGTTCCAGCAGTTCGGCGGCGAACCCGTGTCCCTGTGGCGTCATCTGCGCCGGGCCACGGAAGAGCAAACCCGCATTGATCCCAAACTCGAAGCCCTGCGACAGGCGGCGGATTCCTCCAAGTGGTCGCTGTTTTGCCAGCTCGCCACCGATGCCCGGCTGGCCTATGAAGAAAAACAAAACCAGTACGGCGAAACCGTGAAGAAAGCCATCGGCTTTCACTGGTTCTCAGAAGGGGTGAGCACCTTCATTGCGACCTGCAGTGAGACTTACCGATTAGTGAAAAAGTCTGAGTTGGGGGCGCTTTTAGAGTCGCGGAGCGGCTCCCCTTGGAGCACTGAAAATAACTGTAACTCCCAGCTCGGAGAGCACCTTCAACGGGTGACCGGATGGAGCCTTGCCGGGGTGCAGTGCCTGATAAATCCCCTGTTGGCCGGGGCCAAAGTGCCAATTGATAAAGACTGCCAGCTCAAGCTGGCGAACAACCGAATCGTGATGACCAGAGGAGAACTGTGA
- a CDS encoding protein kinase, whose translation MNAVERTLRYAGSSGETETYVKRYALPEAMWQEWTALNECRGPGIQRVISIDPDAQMLTLAFDPDAVPLSTFGEADLGLFMKVLPAIVSVIQHCHGRGWVHGDIKPSNILYVPATQTIRLIDFGASHRIGTSREALSEWQATPMFASPQQMNGEGLVHTGDDWYALMKIIDQVMPLVHDRLLLRTIRGVRAGVVADFQYSERTTI comes from the coding sequence ATGAATGCGGTTGAAAGAACGTTGAGATATGCCGGGTCTTCTGGTGAAACAGAAACTTACGTGAAGCGCTATGCGTTACCGGAAGCCATGTGGCAGGAATGGACGGCACTGAATGAGTGCCGCGGACCCGGTATACAGCGTGTGATTTCAATCGATCCGGACGCGCAGATGTTAACGCTGGCCTTTGATCCCGATGCGGTGCCGCTGAGTACGTTCGGCGAAGCGGATCTGGGGCTGTTTATGAAAGTTTTGCCCGCGATCGTGTCAGTGATTCAGCACTGTCACGGTCGGGGCTGGGTACACGGGGACATCAAGCCCTCGAACATACTTTATGTTCCCGCAACACAAACGATTCGATTGATCGATTTCGGTGCAAGTCATCGCATCGGTACTTCCCGGGAAGCGCTCTCTGAGTGGCAGGCGACACCCATGTTCGCCTCGCCGCAGCAGATGAATGGGGAAGGGCTGGTGCACACGGGAGATGACTGGTACGCGCTGATGAAAATCATCGATCAGGTCATGCCTTTGGTGCATGACCGCCTTTTACTCCGGACGATTCGGGGCGTCCGGGCCGGTGTTGTAGCCGATTTTCAATATTCTGAGAGAACAACAATATGA
- the icmH gene encoding type IVB secretion system protein IcmH/DotU: MAGLFNEEPTVQIRRVADNPARTQRVAKTSQADISGTERLIESFAVYGSPLLNAATELLGILVTVPRQGSPRDIDRFRQKLLDAIALFRQRGLYLEYHPSIIDKSCFVLCAAFDEAILYTSWGERARWENHSLLSKVFSQRNGGEAFFALLEKASQQPGKLVDFIELQYVLLMLGFKGRYRHDDESPLHEIKSDVYALIRHYRSESALPVPRTPELLEGKQPWRMLSMGKTLGLATLIAAAGYGASEYWYYNRSQPILEQFSTIDMSGVNLKRSEQELVYLSTDEDIGRAPPDLTASAAKPEKETAQQWEIVLAVFSRADDAVRLASELKQGGYDSFTRETSHGIELFIRAGDNLAAIRKLKNELNVRLDLNATIRRAQK; encoded by the coding sequence GTGGCAGGACTTTTTAACGAAGAACCCACGGTTCAGATCCGCCGCGTCGCGGACAATCCGGCACGAACGCAGCGCGTGGCCAAAACCAGTCAGGCAGACATCTCTGGCACGGAACGTCTGATTGAAAGCTTTGCGGTGTACGGCAGCCCGTTACTCAATGCTGCGACGGAGCTGCTGGGAATTCTGGTGACGGTACCGCGTCAGGGTTCGCCGCGCGATATCGACCGGTTCCGTCAGAAACTGCTGGATGCCATTGCGCTGTTCCGTCAGCGCGGGCTGTATCTGGAATATCACCCGAGCATCATTGATAAAAGCTGCTTTGTGCTCTGCGCCGCCTTTGATGAGGCCATTCTCTACACCTCGTGGGGAGAGCGGGCACGCTGGGAGAATCATTCGCTGCTCAGCAAAGTGTTTTCCCAGCGCAATGGCGGGGAAGCCTTTTTCGCGCTGCTGGAAAAAGCCAGTCAGCAACCGGGCAAACTGGTTGATTTTATCGAGTTGCAGTACGTGTTGCTGATGCTCGGTTTCAAAGGCCGTTACCGTCATGATGACGAAAGTCCGCTGCACGAAATCAAATCTGACGTGTATGCCCTGATCCGTCATTACCGCAGTGAAAGTGCGCTGCCGGTGCCCCGGACGCCGGAGCTGCTCGAAGGCAAACAGCCATGGCGCATGCTGAGCATGGGGAAAACCCTGGGACTGGCGACGCTGATTGCTGCGGCGGGCTATGGTGCGTCCGAATACTGGTACTACAACCGCAGCCAGCCAATTCTGGAGCAGTTCAGCACCATTGATATGTCCGGCGTGAATCTCAAGCGGTCGGAACAGGAACTGGTTTATCTCAGTACGGATGAAGACATTGGCCGTGCCCCGCCGGATCTGACGGCCAGTGCCGCCAAACCGGAGAAAGAGACGGCCCAGCAGTGGGAAATTGTGCTGGCGGTGTTTTCCCGTGCGGATGATGCGGTGCGTCTTGCATCCGAGCTGAAACAGGGCGGATACGATTCGTTTACCCGCGAAACATCTCACGGCATCGAGCTGTTCATTCGCGCCGGCGACAATCTGGCGGCGATCCGTAAGCTGAAGAATGAGCTCAATGTTCGCCTGGATCTCAACGCGACGATAAGAAGAGCGCAGAAATAA
- the tssM gene encoding type VI secretion system membrane subunit TssM, with amino-acid sequence MIKKILALILAVVMVAVCTALWLWLPETAPQWLKWVALAVTFLGIGLVSFWWWKQARNVPQDQALHDQQVLLKQDTSVIQQLFSLATKKIRGHGRNKLESVYSLPWYLLLGGEKDAKSAMLLQNGFEPVTERHLEDSDTEQYLRFWSNDHAVVIEAGHRIFDSEGVDEALWQVLAQQLLKYRPRQGLNGIVTVIGCDRLLKGDRKARQKLASIYQEAALSMGGALNIHLPVYSVFSKADAIADFIEFFEGFSGCDVENPFGVTFACDADRRYNKHDFELQGKALLKTLAEQQFELLRNISSEKSGSVIALPYQLRIFFERVNELLTDIGRENRVREAVWIRGAYLLSSGQKGSEHDLLTQVVAERAEFNSQSTREQLPGRRSFFTSRLFRNVILPERTITGVNEWRHTGYLAFRSLAVVAVVGVLSAASLVLKDNWNQDERWRADAMTQLRLYGSDLQRLEKNYAMADMIAVLNELRTVAVEGIQPKAWYQRVSIKQGDTAARIYRTYQEQLNLILLPKLEELISSELYVYVNLGNPSKIFEILRYYQMLFDRQQLDIEGMQTYLLDNLKDQGNVSSDDINTLSLLIEDLFNSDYDQRLAPNDELIAVATNNLEGLSPERLIYARIKSLPEYRAQVDIRRQLGEKFDSMFAFSDGFHGYLIPEIFTKQGYSQIDLSAKSELLRRQLSEFKAIQGDMSGASITELTDLSKQIQRLYFADYIYYWKDLINNIHIRQFNSPVEFAYALRSAREPATSPVLDVLDAVVVNTTLAVEEQPDTKGNARVASQLGLKKAAKGLRKADKLNRAVGEKLLRLQPSFVVNEAFLSFANYVNGSGKAGDAVPLDGLIEQFDGLNTYYDSALSSANPGKAFHGYALAHAEGSQDAIVAFQRLGSKAPGPVAEWTKNISAQAWHQVVTGSAGYLNKQWDEQVYQFYVAAIEGRFPFALQGRGEVNLNDFALFFKPQGRVEQFVDQFLKPFVYWDNGALKLHEVDGEMLPISQNSRQQLQRAQKLSKTFFGPTGQELALKLSLKASSMSTDVTEFQLREAESVFTYKHGPRVWREVDWPTTGVDGYLSANFYKGDNRVATQSYTGQWALFRALFDGDSSATASRLVRKLNYRISENNIVLDYTLRDSGQTLDKSLFTHFNLPKQL; translated from the coding sequence ATGATCAAGAAAATACTCGCATTGATACTGGCTGTCGTGATGGTTGCCGTGTGCACTGCGCTCTGGCTGTGGCTGCCGGAGACGGCACCGCAGTGGCTGAAGTGGGTCGCCCTGGCGGTGACCTTCCTGGGGATCGGGCTGGTGAGCTTCTGGTGGTGGAAACAGGCCCGCAATGTACCGCAGGATCAGGCGCTGCACGACCAGCAGGTGCTGCTGAAACAGGACACCAGCGTGATCCAGCAACTCTTCAGCCTGGCGACGAAGAAAATTCGCGGCCACGGCCGGAATAAGCTGGAAAGTGTGTACAGCCTGCCGTGGTATCTGTTGCTGGGCGGTGAGAAAGACGCCAAAAGCGCCATGCTGCTGCAAAACGGTTTTGAGCCGGTGACGGAGCGTCATCTGGAAGACAGCGATACCGAGCAGTATCTGCGGTTCTGGAGTAACGACCATGCGGTGGTGATCGAAGCCGGTCACCGCATTTTCGACAGCGAAGGGGTTGATGAAGCTTTGTGGCAGGTGCTGGCTCAGCAATTGCTGAAGTACCGGCCCCGTCAGGGACTGAACGGGATCGTAACCGTGATTGGCTGCGACCGTCTGCTTAAAGGGGACCGCAAAGCCCGTCAGAAGCTGGCCAGTATTTATCAGGAAGCGGCGCTGTCGATGGGCGGCGCGCTCAACATTCATTTGCCGGTCTACAGTGTCTTTTCCAAAGCGGACGCGATTGCCGACTTTATCGAATTCTTCGAAGGATTTTCCGGCTGTGATGTTGAGAACCCGTTTGGCGTGACATTCGCCTGCGATGCCGATCGTCGTTACAACAAGCATGATTTTGAACTGCAAGGCAAAGCGCTGCTGAAAACGCTGGCGGAACAGCAGTTTGAACTGCTGCGGAATATCAGCAGCGAGAAGTCCGGTTCCGTGATTGCGCTGCCTTATCAGCTGCGGATTTTCTTTGAGCGGGTCAATGAACTGCTGACCGACATCGGCCGTGAGAACCGGGTGCGTGAAGCGGTCTGGATTCGCGGTGCTTACCTGCTTTCATCCGGACAGAAAGGGTCGGAACACGACCTGCTGACTCAGGTAGTGGCCGAACGTGCCGAGTTCAACTCGCAGAGCACCCGGGAGCAGCTGCCGGGCCGTCGCAGTTTCTTTACCTCGCGCCTGTTCCGGAATGTGATTTTGCCGGAGAGAACTATTACCGGGGTGAATGAATGGCGTCATACCGGTTATCTGGCGTTCCGTTCACTGGCCGTTGTGGCTGTCGTCGGCGTGTTGTCTGCGGCGAGTCTGGTCCTGAAAGACAACTGGAATCAGGATGAGCGGTGGCGCGCCGACGCGATGACTCAGCTGCGTTTATACGGCAGTGACCTGCAGCGTCTGGAAAAGAACTACGCCATGGCGGATATGATCGCTGTGCTGAATGAACTGCGGACGGTGGCCGTAGAAGGCATCCAGCCGAAAGCCTGGTATCAGCGGGTCAGTATCAAACAGGGCGATACTGCGGCCCGTATTTACCGGACCTATCAGGAGCAGCTGAACCTGATCCTGCTGCCGAAGCTGGAAGAGCTGATCAGCAGCGAGCTGTATGTCTACGTCAACCTCGGCAACCCGAGCAAAATTTTTGAGATCCTGCGTTACTACCAGATGCTGTTTGACCGTCAGCAGCTCGATATTGAGGGCATGCAGACCTATCTGCTGGATAACCTGAAAGATCAGGGCAATGTGTCTTCAGACGATATCAATACGCTGTCTCTGCTGATTGAAGATCTGTTCAACAGTGATTACGACCAGCGTCTGGCACCGAACGATGAGCTGATTGCCGTCGCGACCAATAATCTGGAAGGGCTGTCGCCTGAGCGCCTGATCTATGCCCGGATTAAAAGCCTGCCGGAATACCGTGCTCAGGTGGATATCCGCCGCCAGCTGGGAGAGAAATTCGACAGCATGTTCGCTTTCTCTGACGGTTTTCACGGTTATCTGATCCCGGAAATCTTTACCAAACAGGGATACAGCCAGATCGATCTGAGCGCCAAGTCTGAGCTGCTGCGTCGGCAACTGAGCGAGTTCAAAGCGATTCAGGGGGATATGTCCGGTGCGTCAATCACAGAGCTGACCGATCTGAGCAAACAGATTCAGCGACTCTATTTCGCAGATTACATCTATTACTGGAAAGATCTGATCAACAACATCCATATCCGCCAGTTCAACAGCCCGGTGGAATTCGCCTACGCGCTTCGCAGTGCGCGTGAACCGGCGACCAGCCCGGTTCTGGATGTGCTGGATGCTGTGGTGGTGAATACCACGCTGGCCGTTGAAGAGCAGCCTGATACCAAAGGCAATGCGCGGGTGGCCAGTCAGCTGGGGCTGAAGAAGGCGGCCAAAGGTCTGCGTAAGGCGGACAAACTCAACCGTGCCGTCGGTGAGAAGCTGCTGCGTCTGCAGCCATCGTTTGTGGTGAATGAGGCTTTCCTGTCGTTTGCCAATTATGTCAACGGCAGCGGTAAAGCCGGGGATGCCGTGCCGCTCGATGGTCTGATTGAACAGTTTGACGGGCTCAACACCTACTATGACTCGGCGCTGTCCAGTGCCAATCCGGGCAAGGCATTCCACGGTTATGCACTGGCGCATGCGGAAGGCAGTCAGGATGCGATTGTGGCCTTCCAGCGACTGGGCAGCAAAGCACCGGGACCAGTTGCCGAGTGGACCAAAAACATCAGCGCTCAGGCGTGGCATCAGGTGGTGACCGGCAGCGCGGGTTACCTGAACAAGCAGTGGGACGAACAGGTGTATCAGTTCTATGTGGCTGCCATTGAAGGCCGCTTCCCGTTCGCACTGCAGGGGCGTGGCGAAGTGAATCTGAACGATTTTGCGCTGTTCTTCAAACCGCAGGGTCGGGTGGAGCAGTTCGTGGATCAGTTCCTCAAGCCGTTTGTCTACTGGGATAACGGCGCTCTGAAGCTGCACGAAGTGGATGGCGAGATGCTGCCGATCAGCCAGAACAGCCGTCAGCAGCTGCAACGGGCACAGAAACTGAGCAAAACGTTCTTTGGCCCGACCGGTCAGGAACTGGCGCTGAAACTGAGTCTGAAAGCCAGCTCGATGAGCACGGATGTCACCGAGTTTCAGCTGCGCGAAGCCGAAAGCGTGTTCACTTACAAACACGGCCCACGGGTCTGGCGTGAGGTGGACTGGCCGACCACCGGGGTCGACGGGTATCTGAGCGCGAATTTCTATAAAGGCGATAACCGGGTGGCGACACAATCGTACACCGGGCAGTGGGCGCTGTTCCGGGCACTGTTTGACGGGGACAGCAGCGCGACGGCGAGCCGTCTGGTGCGCAAGCTGAATTACAGGATCAGTGAGAACAATATCGTGCTGGATTACACCTTGCGTGATTCCGGCCAGACGCTGGATAAATCTCTGTTCACGCACTTTAACCTGCCGAAGCAGTTGTGA
- a CDS encoding pyocin activator PrtN family protein produces the protein MNTHFALLARFQSPIVELKQVSQEFFGVTPKTAEQRAKACDFPIPTFKLRDSERCPTMVKIEDLAVHIDKKYAEAQAEWRSVHG, from the coding sequence ATGAATACACATTTTGCACTGCTAGCTCGGTTCCAAAGTCCAATCGTAGAACTGAAGCAGGTGTCACAGGAGTTCTTTGGTGTCACGCCGAAGACAGCCGAGCAACGGGCCAAGGCTTGTGATTTCCCAATCCCAACTTTCAAGCTGCGTGACTCTGAACGCTGCCCAACCATGGTCAAAATTGAAGATTTAGCGGTCCACATCGACAAGAAGTACGCCGAAGCACAAGCAGAGTGGCGTTCGGTTCACGGCTAA
- the tssK gene encoding type VI secretion system baseplate subunit TssK, translating to MDNNKVVWSEGMFLSPQHFQQQERYIEHFAREFAGQISPQSFGLTQLALDRSLLSIGKVSVRRARGIFPDGTPFDIQQSLVLDVAKNTSHKKVYLALPVTRPGAVDVGEDRRLRHSASEHPVFDTSREHSDPVPLELATLNIELKLEGDELQDYTLIAVAEISEHKSEGAVVLNQAFIPQSLHFGVSSYLKDCVADVFAQVQYRARAISARLQAETSSKSYQALMRDYLWLQVLGTWMPKLEQWNSDGTLLTRHLYLECASMAGQMQGLEGKMPKSFPLWNQHDLYGIFSAVFSELLVLLREVQIDNVTTLKWDRQLFVTRRLLRTLVQDRSLYHQGRFILVATSSIGAARLGEEFPRATKLAGNSDIAGLVRNALSGVALRHLPYAPSELKSRHDAAYFEVDTKSELWQSLVKKDEAIALHIDERIEDIHVEFHVIR from the coding sequence ATGGATAACAATAAAGTCGTCTGGAGTGAGGGGATGTTCCTTTCTCCGCAACATTTTCAGCAGCAAGAGCGCTATATCGAGCATTTTGCCCGTGAGTTTGCCGGGCAGATCAGCCCGCAGTCTTTTGGTCTGACACAACTGGCGCTGGACCGGTCGCTGCTGAGCATCGGGAAGGTTTCGGTGCGCCGTGCGCGCGGCATTTTCCCGGACGGGACTCCGTTTGATATTCAGCAGTCGCTGGTCCTCGATGTCGCCAAAAATACCAGCCACAAAAAAGTTTATCTGGCCCTGCCGGTGACGCGTCCCGGTGCGGTCGATGTCGGTGAGGACCGCCGCCTGCGCCACAGTGCCAGCGAACATCCGGTGTTTGATACCAGCCGTGAGCACAGCGATCCGGTGCCGCTTGAACTGGCGACCCTGAATATCGAACTCAAGCTGGAAGGCGATGAGCTGCAGGATTACACCCTGATTGCGGTCGCGGAAATCAGTGAACACAAATCGGAAGGGGCCGTGGTGCTGAATCAGGCCTTCATTCCGCAGAGTCTGCACTTTGGGGTGTCCAGCTATCTGAAAGACTGCGTCGCCGACGTGTTTGCACAGGTGCAGTACCGGGCGCGGGCGATTTCGGCCCGCTTGCAGGCAGAAACCAGCAGTAAGAGTTATCAGGCGCTGATGCGTGATTACCTGTGGCTGCAGGTGCTGGGCACCTGGATGCCGAAGCTGGAGCAGTGGAACAGCGACGGCACGCTGCTGACCCGTCATCTGTATCTGGAATGCGCGTCGATGGCCGGGCAGATGCAGGGGCTGGAAGGCAAGATGCCGAAGTCGTTTCCGCTCTGGAATCAGCATGATCTCTACGGGATTTTCTCTGCGGTTTTTTCGGAATTACTGGTGCTGCTGCGCGAAGTACAGATTGATAACGTGACCACGCTGAAGTGGGATCGTCAGCTGTTCGTAACCCGACGTCTGCTGCGAACCCTGGTTCAGGACCGCAGTCTGTACCATCAGGGACGCTTTATTCTGGTGGCGACGTCGTCGATCGGTGCCGCGCGGCTGGGCGAAGAGTTTCCCCGAGCCACCAAACTGGCCGGAAACAGTGACATTGCCGGTCTGGTGCGTAACGCCTTATCCGGGGTGGCACTGCGTCATTTGCCGTACGCGCCGTCTGAGCTGAAGTCCCGTCATGATGCGGCTTATTTTGAAGTCGATACCAAGTCGGAACTGTGGCAGTCGCTGGTCAAAAAAGATGAAGCGATTGCGCTCCATATCGACGAGCGCATTGAAGACATCCACGTTGAATTTCATGTGATCAGGTAG
- a CDS encoding GlxA family transcriptional regulator, whose product MERKTITLTALAFADAPTTSISGPIEVLSVAAQLAGAPEPVIHIVTQDNQPIRGLGGVIVSPTIDIEKVRQTDILLVGSLGFPDTNLETLEDATLDWLKQFESHDIPIVSICSGAFVLAKAKMLENRTATTHWHFANLFRDMFPNTRLQVDRRVTCDHKRYCTSGISGYSDVMMLIVEQVFGLTIRESCHQFVFGDTDQVQQKALANFIPYRQHNDTLIHQLQDWMHSSPTLEFSVNVLSQRVHLSERQMKRRFKLATGQTPIQYIQQIRLSIAKDKLEKTKQTIEDISREVGYEDVRYFRELFKKSNDMTPLEYRKRYQR is encoded by the coding sequence GTGGAAAGAAAAACAATAACACTCACCGCCCTGGCTTTCGCTGATGCACCCACAACATCGATTTCCGGGCCCATTGAAGTTTTGTCTGTTGCTGCGCAGCTTGCCGGCGCACCTGAGCCGGTCATACACATTGTCACTCAGGACAACCAGCCTATCCGGGGACTTGGCGGCGTCATTGTCTCTCCGACCATCGACATCGAAAAAGTCAGACAGACCGATATCCTGCTGGTCGGCTCCCTCGGTTTTCCGGACACCAACTTAGAGACGCTGGAAGATGCCACCCTGGACTGGCTGAAACAATTTGAGTCGCACGACATTCCGATCGTGTCGATCTGTTCCGGGGCATTTGTGCTGGCCAAAGCAAAAATGCTGGAAAACCGGACCGCCACCACGCACTGGCACTTTGCCAATCTGTTTCGCGATATGTTTCCGAACACCCGATTGCAAGTGGATCGACGCGTGACCTGTGATCATAAGCGCTACTGTACGTCGGGGATCAGTGGCTATAGTGATGTGATGATGCTGATCGTCGAGCAGGTTTTTGGCCTGACGATCCGTGAAAGCTGCCATCAGTTTGTCTTTGGTGATACCGATCAGGTTCAGCAGAAAGCGCTGGCGAACTTCATCCCCTATCGCCAGCACAACGATACGCTGATTCATCAATTGCAGGACTGGATGCACAGCAGCCCGACACTTGAATTTTCGGTCAATGTGCTGAGTCAGCGGGTTCACCTGAGTGAACGGCAGATGAAACGTCGCTTTAAACTGGCCACGGGGCAGACGCCGATTCAGTATATTCAGCAGATCCGTTTATCCATCGCAAAAGACAAGCTGGAGAAGACCAAGCAAACCATTGAGGACATCAGTCGTGAAGTCGGATACGAAGACGTCCGCTACTTCAGGGAGTTGTTTAAAAAGTCCAACGACATGACCCCGCTGGAGTACCGGAAGCGTTATCAGCGCTAA
- the tssJ gene encoding type VI secretion system lipoprotein TssJ, whose amino-acid sequence MMRKLSLRMLPLMLLSLMVSGCSLWSEDLTAPQLVVNIRAASNINPNVEGKPSPVELRLYQLTDSQAFNQADFLQIYNDEQGVLKAELLLTRQLSSVLQGESRQEVLPLAAETKYIGVIAGFADYREAKNKVIYKPLVVSSAAINIDIDGINLSVSGEEED is encoded by the coding sequence ATGATGCGCAAGCTGAGCCTGCGGATGCTGCCCCTGATGTTGCTGTCCCTGATGGTGTCGGGATGCAGCCTCTGGAGTGAGGACCTGACGGCGCCGCAGCTGGTGGTGAATATCCGGGCGGCGTCAAACATTAACCCGAATGTGGAAGGCAAGCCGTCACCGGTCGAGTTGCGCCTGTATCAGCTGACCGACAGCCAGGCCTTCAATCAGGCGGATTTCCTTCAGATTTACAACGATGAACAGGGCGTCCTGAAAGCGGAGCTGTTGCTGACGCGTCAGCTGTCCAGCGTCTTGCAGGGTGAAAGTCGTCAGGAAGTGCTGCCGCTGGCCGCAGAAACCAAATACATCGGCGTGATTGCCGGATTTGCGGATTACCGTGAAGCGAAAAACAAGGTGATTTACAAGCCGCTGGTGGTCAGCTCGGCGGCCATCAACATCGACATTGACGGCATCAACCTGTCTGTATCGGGTGAAGAGGAAGACTAA
- a CDS encoding S24 family peptidase, which yields MQSIDEQIAELKKLTNTAKNVDLAKVLGVSPKTIQSWKTREKIPEDIFLKARQVSQNGVIAPPKGYVSLDFYEVEVSAGHGALVVSEEKSSDIVFSETFIQNEIGVKAANIFLMPVKGDSMYPTLKNGCLVMVNRVDHFTGDGIYVFRFEGQLMVKRLQFSKHGLSVTSDNDSYQPWELSKEEIMSSDFEVVGEVVWSGQRM from the coding sequence ATGCAGAGCATCGACGAGCAGATTGCAGAGTTAAAGAAGCTTACGAATACTGCTAAAAACGTAGATCTGGCAAAGGTTCTGGGGGTTTCTCCAAAGACCATTCAGTCATGGAAGACACGTGAAAAAATCCCTGAAGATATTTTCCTAAAAGCGAGACAAGTATCACAAAATGGAGTTATTGCTCCCCCCAAGGGATATGTCAGCCTCGATTTTTATGAAGTTGAAGTGAGTGCGGGCCATGGGGCTTTAGTGGTCAGTGAAGAGAAGTCGAGCGACATCGTATTCAGCGAAACATTCATCCAAAACGAAATCGGTGTGAAAGCGGCCAACATTTTCTTGATGCCTGTAAAGGGTGACAGCATGTACCCAACGCTCAAAAATGGCTGTCTTGTGATGGTGAACCGCGTGGATCACTTCACTGGAGATGGGATTTATGTCTTCCGTTTTGAAGGTCAACTGATGGTGAAGCGGCTACAGTTTTCTAAGCACGGCCTATCTGTCACTAGTGACAACGACAGCTATCAGCCTTGGGAGCTATCCAAAGAGGAAATCATGAGCAGTGATTTTGAAGTGGTTGGTGAGGTTGTTTGGTCTGGGCAGCGGATGTAA